In the Alligator mississippiensis isolate rAllMis1 chromosome 7, rAllMis1, whole genome shotgun sequence genome, one interval contains:
- the GPR119 gene encoding glucose-dependent insulinotropic receptor has product MPDLLYGVLHSLLSCFIPAANLLVIVVVYKLMKKKQGTNYIFILNLAFADLLVGVMCIAEALDDMLDGNFDRNLSICLLRICMSLTPCIGSILTLLLISLDRYLAVKLPLHYPALLNKKPIVLSLTILWAISFLFGHMPLIFPSLQKSNYTGYCGLLYAAKSEYLYVICFGIFIPVLLILICLHVSVGRIAYSQHKRILRSCLQAEPLRAHLRHFKALRTALIVIICFTLSWGPYYMVGIVQAICESCNLAEPLKDILFLLGELNSLINPIIYALYSKDIRSHLAKLMKCKKKGQVNPLAVIHFNIQASGGLNNQEGKGSGSLGDQASDVTFPSCSGNCKIVFSVS; this is encoded by the coding sequence ATGCCAGATCTTCTGTATGGAGTCTTGCATTCTCTCCTGAGCTGTTTCATTCCTGCTGCCAATCTGCTGGTAATTGTGGTTGTCTACAAACTGATGAAGAAGAAGCAGGGTACAAACTACATCTTCATCCTCAACCTGGCTTTTGCAGACTTGCTGGTGGGCGTAATGTGCATAGCAGAGGCACTGGATGATATGCTGGATGGAAACTTTGACAGGAACTTGTCTATCTGTCTCTTGCGGATCTGCATGAGCCTGACACCTTGTATTGGCTCCATCCTCACTTTGCTCTTGATTTCCCTTGATAGATACTTGGCAGTAAAGCTGCCCCTTCATTACCCGGCCCTTTTGAACAAAAAACCCATAGTCCTCTCACTCACTATTCTGTGGGCCATCTCTTTCTTGTTTGGCCATATGCCTTTGATTTTCCCCTCTCTGCAGAAAAGCAACTACACGGGCTACTGTGGGCTCCTGTATGCAGCCAAGAGTGAATACCTGTATGTGATCTGCTTCGGCATCTTCATTCCTGTCCTGCTGATCCTGATCTGCCTGCATGTCTCAGTGGGGAGGATTGCTTACTCACAGCACAAACGGATCTTGCGCAGCTGCTTGCAAGCAGAGCCCCTCAGAGCCCACCTCCGCCACTTCAAGGCACTGAGGACAGCTCTTATAGTGATCATCTGCTTCACGCTCTCCTGGGGACCTTACTACATGGTAGGCATTGTGCAAGCTATCTGTGAGTCCTGCAACTTGGCTGAGCCCCTGAAGGATATCTTATTTCTGCTGGGAGAACTCAATTCCCTTATCAACCCCATTATCTATGCACTGTATAGTAAAGATATAAGAAGCCATTTGGCCAAATTGATGAAATGCAAGAAGAAAGGGCAAGTAAATCCATTGGCTGTCATCCACTTTAATATCCAAGCCTCTGGTGGCTTAAACAATCAAGAGGGCAAGGGGTCTGGTTCATTGGGAGATCAAGCTTCTGATGTCACTTTCCCCAGCTGTTCTGGTAACTGCAAAATAGTCTTCTCAGTATCTTGA
- the ERICH6 gene encoding glutamate-rich protein 6 yields the protein MEAAGRGAEQGAAPGPRGAASSSEHKNSGRRETAGSTEVESESSFREGATEQAPPASGTEDHRILPGGITKESSSLSLNTLSSSPQDMSSREKSDNGKEVGSETNLQERATAQTASDTGPKGILGILGGIRKETSFLSLHKLSSERKMSAYVDASARKKPSGISVSIQTETSWLYEHVYRKPSQRKMKEFEKTSAHVDSASKTDMLVALSQELASIGILCDTEFNEDFVKLFEESLWTLPCIGLPALLAYKPESSRENMQIEIEEECVPVCEYCGSPLKVFPSYEYTDPTSEDYQMNFCCENSRDLYKYIVNESQLYEKSKNESISIDPHEAHGSETERQRAREKAYLRQQERQIVKQLAYVTAEQTSFIEYSKQLNTISYQLSREPPWSGTYTLPSDETVKKEEGKDINYSITCCDFTIVGGKLAKNQFLEKYYRHGGKFLTLFPDGTSQVFYPSGNLAVIVVNKKGGLICIVQEDKPTNAAIQAVFESSGKSTCYHPNGIIWININIQEGHYLDQAGNRVRVWTWPSHLKPSGSRIPFKPIFISLNQYLGVRIYGQDKIMISFLAMGQQAKFIVGTKVQVRQRSQLPSPKFPCEEELLLFACKIKIQHLFDRLQRCLNFPSNEQCDKIKPPSYLATQALKLMYLCKNSGISEDLDSSVRAIINTPV from the exons ACTGCCAGGAGGAATTACAAAAGAAAGTTCTTCCTTGTCATTAAATACATTAAGCAG TTCTCCTCAAGATATGAGCTCAAGGGAAAAATCAGATAATGGCAAAGAGGTAGGATCTGAGACCAATCTTCAGGAGAGGGCTACAGCACAAACAGCTTCAGACACAG GTCCCAAAGGGATTCTTGGAATATTAGGAGGAATTAGAAAGGAAACTTCTTTCCTCTCATTACACAAATTAAGCAG TGAAAGAAAAATGTCTGCTTACGTTGATGCCTCTGCTCGTAAGAAGCCTTCAGGAATTTCAGTGTCAATACAGACAGAAACTAGCTGGCTTTATGAACATGTCTACAGAAAACCAA GCCAGAGGAAGATGAAAGAATTCGAGAAGACTAGTGCTCATGTTGACTCTGCTTCTAAAACTG ATATGCTGGTAGCCCTGTCACAAGAACTTGCCAGCATAGGTATCTTATGTGACACAGAG TTTAATGAAGACTTTGTAAAGCTGTTTGAGGAATCTCTGTGGACACTCCCCTGCATTGGGCTACCAGCTCTTCTAGCATATAAGCCAGAATCATCAAGAGAAAACATGCAGATAGAG ATAGAAGAAGAATGTGTTCCAGTATGTGAGTACTGTGGCAGCCCACTGAAGGTATTCCCTTCCTATGAATATACTGACCCCACCTCAGAAGATTACCAAATG AACTTTTGTTGTGAGAACAGCCGAGATCTCTACAAGTACATTGTTAATGAAAGCCAGCTTTATGAAAAGTCTAAGAATGAGTCAATCTCCATTGACCCTCATGAAGCACATGGTAGTGAAACTGAAAGGCAGCGAGCACGGGAGAAAGCATATTTAAG GCAACAGGAGAGACAAATAGTAAAACAGTTGGCCTATGtgacagcagagcagaccagTTTCATTGAAT ATTCGAAACAACTTAACACCATTTCCTACCAGCTTTCCCGAGAGCCACCCTGGTCAGGAACTTATACTCTGCCATCTGATGAGACAGTtaaaaaagaagagggaaaggatATTAACTACAGTATTACATGCTGTGACTTTACCATAGTGGGTGGAAAG TTAGCGAAGAACCAGTTCCTGGAAAAGTATTACAGGCATGGAGGAAAATTTCTTACCTTATTTCCAGACGGGACATCCCAAGTATT CTATCCATCTGGAAATCTGGCGGTGATCGTTGTGAACAAGAAAGGAGGTTTGATTTGCATAGTACAAGAAGACAAGCCAACTAATGCAGCAATCCAAGCAGTGTTTGAGTCCAGTGGTAAAAGCACTTGCTATCATCCCAATGGGATTATATG GATAAACATTAACATTCAGGAAGGACATTACTTAGATCAAGCTGGCAACCGAGTGAGGGTGTGGACCTGGCCAAGCCATTTGAAACCTTCTGGATCTCGTATTCCATTTAAACCCATTTTTATATCCCTGAACCAGTATCTTGGTGTCAGGATATATGGACAAGACAAGATTATGATTTCTTTTCTGGCCATGGGGCAACAAGCAAAATTCATCGTGGGAACAAAAGTGCAG GTGAGGCAGAGAAGTCAACTTCCATCACCAAAATTTCCCTGTGAAGAAGAACTACTGCTGTTTGCCTGCAAAATAAAGATTCAGCATCTGTTTGACAGACTTCAGAGATGTTTAAACTTCCCTTCTAATGAGCAATGCGACAAAATCAAGCCGCCTTCATACCTTGCAACCCAGGCTTTAAAATTAATGTACCTGTGTAAGAATTCTGGCATAAGTGAGGACCTAGACAGTTCAGTACGAGCTATAATAAACACACCTGTCTGA